The Pseudopipra pipra isolate bDixPip1 chromosome 6, bDixPip1.hap1, whole genome shotgun sequence genome includes a region encoding these proteins:
- the SLC25A29 gene encoding mitochondrial basic amino acids transporter isoform X1 encodes MALDFLAGCVGGAAGVLVGHPFDTVKVRLQVQNVEKPLYRGTFHCFQSIIKQESAFGLYKGIGSPMMGLTFINALVFGVQGNTLRALGKDTPLNQFLAGSAAGAIQCIICCPMELAKTRMQLQGTGEYKQKTKNYKNSLDCLIKIYQKEGLRGINRGMVSTFIRETPSFGFYFLTYDCMTRYLGCEAEDSYVIPKLLFSGGMSGIVSWLSTYPMDVIKSRLQADGVGGVTQYKGIMDCVRKSYHEEGWRVFTRGLTSTLLRAFPVNAATFATVTVFLMYMRSDDNIPECEPDLVIHQPSNLQT; translated from the exons ATGGCTCTGGATTTCCTGGCGGGGTGCGTCGGCG gtgCTGCTGGAGTGCTGGTAGGACACCCCTTTGACACTGTTAAG GTTCGTCTACAAGTTCAAAATGTAGAGAAGCCTCTCTACCGTGGGACTTTCCATTGCTTTCAGTCCATCATAAAGCAAGAATCT GCTTTTGGACTCTATAAAGGTATTGGGTCACCAATGATGGGACTTACATTCATTAACGCGCTTGTGTTCGGTGTACAAGGAAACACACTTCGTGCTCTTGGAAAAGACACTCCATTAAACCAGTTCCTTGCAGGGTCAGCAGCAGGGGCTATCCAGTGCATCATCTGCTGTCCCATGGAGTTGGCAAAGACAAGAATGCAGCTTCAAGGAACAGGAGaatacaaacagaaaacaaagaactaCAAAAACTCTCTGGATTGTTTGATCAAGATCTATCAgaaggaggggctgaggggaatCAACAGGGGCATGGTCTCTACATTCATAAGAGAAACTCCAAGCTTTGGCTTTTACTTCCTGACCTATGACTGCATGACCAGGTATTTAGGCTGTGAAGCTGAAGACAGTTACGTTATTCCCAAACTGCTGTTTTCTGGAGGAATGTCGGGAATTGTGTCCTGGCTCTCAACCTATCCCATGGATGTGATCAAATCCCGACTTCAGGCCGATGGGGTCGGAGGCGTTACACAATACAAGGGCATTATGGACTGTGTCAGAAAGAGTTACCATGAAGAAGGCTGGAGGGTGTTCACGAGAGGTCTCACTTCCACACTTCTCCGTGCTTTTCCTGTCAATGCAGCTACCTTTGCCACTGTCACTGTGTTCCTAATGTACATGAGGTCAGACGACAACATTCCTGAATGTGAACCAGATCTAGTAATCCATCAGCCTTCCAATTTGCAAACTTAA
- the SLC25A29 gene encoding mitochondrial basic amino acids transporter isoform X2, which translates to MMGLTFINALVFGVQGNTLRALGKDTPLNQFLAGSAAGAIQCIICCPMELAKTRMQLQGTGEYKQKTKNYKNSLDCLIKIYQKEGLRGINRGMVSTFIRETPSFGFYFLTYDCMTRYLGCEAEDSYVIPKLLFSGGMSGIVSWLSTYPMDVIKSRLQADGVGGVTQYKGIMDCVRKSYHEEGWRVFTRGLTSTLLRAFPVNAATFATVTVFLMYMRSDDNIPECEPDLVIHQPSNLQT; encoded by the coding sequence ATGATGGGACTTACATTCATTAACGCGCTTGTGTTCGGTGTACAAGGAAACACACTTCGTGCTCTTGGAAAAGACACTCCATTAAACCAGTTCCTTGCAGGGTCAGCAGCAGGGGCTATCCAGTGCATCATCTGCTGTCCCATGGAGTTGGCAAAGACAAGAATGCAGCTTCAAGGAACAGGAGaatacaaacagaaaacaaagaactaCAAAAACTCTCTGGATTGTTTGATCAAGATCTATCAgaaggaggggctgaggggaatCAACAGGGGCATGGTCTCTACATTCATAAGAGAAACTCCAAGCTTTGGCTTTTACTTCCTGACCTATGACTGCATGACCAGGTATTTAGGCTGTGAAGCTGAAGACAGTTACGTTATTCCCAAACTGCTGTTTTCTGGAGGAATGTCGGGAATTGTGTCCTGGCTCTCAACCTATCCCATGGATGTGATCAAATCCCGACTTCAGGCCGATGGGGTCGGAGGCGTTACACAATACAAGGGCATTATGGACTGTGTCAGAAAGAGTTACCATGAAGAAGGCTGGAGGGTGTTCACGAGAGGTCTCACTTCCACACTTCTCCGTGCTTTTCCTGTCAATGCAGCTACCTTTGCCACTGTCACTGTGTTCCTAATGTACATGAGGTCAGACGACAACATTCCTGAATGTGAACCAGATCTAGTAATCCATCAGCCTTCCAATTTGCAAACTTAA